In Puntigrus tetrazona isolate hp1 chromosome 23, ASM1883169v1, whole genome shotgun sequence, the DNA window AGACGCCACAGGGACCCCATGACTGTTTAATTCTTCTTCCTCTAACCTAGCCAGACTTTGAGCAGGAGAAATTGGGTTTTCTTATGTAAAAAAGGTGCCTTAGATATCACTGTTGCTAATACTTAGGATTTTAACTTATTATAGTGGacataatattttagtttgtgctGGTTTTTAAGGCGAGACATGctatttccttttcattttatatctGTTTTTAGTCTTACGacaagttgaattttcagcatgattACTCTAGATTATTATCGGTTTGTGGAAACATTCAGAGTTCTTTGATTCATAGTTCAAAGGATCGTAGAAATCTTTGTTGCAGTCTTTGCAGTCACACAATTTGATGCATCTTTTTGTCCCCAAATTATTTAACAGTACTGTACATTGAATCGTCCAAGTTTCTAAATTGAATATCTTAACTTTAACGAGTTCATAAGTGGAAATGACGTAAAGTGCCGTTAGGTGAAAATATGGCAGTTTTAAGACCACTCAGCTCCTGTAAACCAAAACTAAAGGCCACGTAAGGGGGGGGGATAATAGTTGAACTAGAGATCAGGTTGTGCACATCTGTCAGGCTCTATTAACACCGGTGTGTCGCTGGACGAGGGCAGTGAGGGTTTACTTTGGTGGAGGTATTGTTCTTTTGTTGACGAGCAAGCGCTGTTTGCGTCACGCTGAAGTCCATAGGGGTTTAAGATTGTTTTGCTTCTTCCCAGTGAACCAGATTTTCACGTGACTCCTCTGTTTTGTCAACCTATTACTGAAAAACAACACGCCGGAGGAAACTGAGATTTGAGAGCATTAATGCTAGTGCTTGTTTAAAGCTATTTTCAGagtaaattaatacttttttaatgcactttgatTACAGTGTctgatattttacattaatgtcCTGTATCGCAGTGATTGCGCAACAAAACTGGGTTTAACTAAAGgctaaactttttatttagtgcttGCTAATAATTTTGTGGTTTAGTTgttacaaaatgaaatgatataCCGATAGATATTAGCAAagcaaatgaatacatttataacgAACTgcttataaaatgaaatgttacattatatttacaccGTATTTTACGTTTTTGCTAGATATGGTATAGTGAGCCGGTCTCAAACCTCCTTTCTGCCCGCATGATCACCGCAGATCAACATGTAAGAGCATGTGCACTAACCTTAGGCCAAAAAACCCCACATTTTATGCATAGATGATCATGTCCTGCCGGGAGAACTTGGTCAGAGTATTTCTACTCACTTTTTCTGCTCTCTACTGTATCAGTATCGCTGAAACACTAGGGATTGTAACATCTACTTCTTTGTTATCTAATGGTATTCGACCAATGATGTAAATTGCTTTGTCCATTCTTGACATTtgctttttatactttaaattgATGAGAACTGCGTATAATATTGATCTATCGATCTCCTTAGTAAGGTCAGTTTAATACTACACTGTGTTGCTATTTAACATTCGTTCTGGTTCTTGATTGCTAGATAAGCTCTATATGTTGCATTCCCCAGTGTTGCATTCTCTTCTCTGAGAAGAAAGTACAAACTTATTATACAGCTGCAAAAgcggaagtaaaaaaaaaagtctaccGCATGCACATAAGGCGTAGTCATGCCTCTTGTTTGTTGGTGTTAATGAGTTGCTCTGTTCGCTTCAGTCATTCTGTTGTCCTTGTGTTGTCGTCGTGTGTTGTCCTTGCCGGAGTAACTCATTTAAGGCGAGGGAGAAGAAGCTACGGGCCATGCAGTTGTTGTATTGGTGATGCTGGCATGTCTAAAAATACGCCTCTGACACTTGACTGTGTTTCCACTTTGCGCTGTCACGGCTGAACTGTAACCGTGACATGGAGCCAGAAATAGTCTGAGGAAGACTGCGAAGCCCAGAGAACACGGCTTGAGTCATGAAATCCACTCAGAAAGAGGAAAAGCTAATCCTAGAGGCTCCACGTCCGCTCAAGCTGTTTTGGAAGAGACCGCTAGGATCCAGTAGTTGAGGCGCTTCTTTAAACAACTGTTATTTTCCGCAAACCGTtccattaccaaaaaaaaaaNNNNNNNNNNNNNNNNNNNNNNNNNNNNNNNNNNNNNNNNNNNNNNNNNNNNNNNNNNNNNNNNNNNNNNNNNNNNNNNNNNNNNNNNNNNNNNNNNNNNAATATCTATATAAATCTACATATGAAAACTGGACTGTCACACTGTGGTGTCGAAGAACCTGCTTCCCAAATGACTGATCTGGGAAgttgttcctttaaaaatacagaagaaaTCTAGGAATTTAAGGAAGTCGAAAAACCTCTTACACTTGAAAGGAGAAATGGAGGCTATGCTTCCTGTGTTGTCTGTGATTTACAGCAATTATTTAGCTTGTGAATGAGTTTTATTNNNNNNNNNNNNttttttatatatatatatatatctataaatgaGAGTAGTTGTGTTGGTGAGAAATCAAGCCAGCCACATGTTCTCCATATGCAACAGATCACACAAAGACAGCATGGAAACACCCCACCAGTCCTCGAGTCACCGGTTTTatttttaggggtttttttgttttgtttttttcctcccccACTACTACTTCCTATGTTTGCATTGCATCAGTCCTAAAAGGGGCTGGGAAAACATTTTGATTCAGAtgtgatgcttttaaaaattattaatgcacAGTGATTCCTAActgtttattctttttatttattcaaaattaaatgtaagtaagaTGTTGATACAAGGTTTCTACAATCATGGAAAACAGGAATTTTAAGTCAGGTTTGGAGACTAGAAGTCGTCGTCTTNttttttttttttttttttttacaattaattgaCCTGAACATAGTGGAAGCGTGTTGATATTGGCATGtcgttgtttaaaaaaaaaaactctcaagCAGGTATTAAGGGTTTCACATGGTTCGTAATGGAGTCATTTGTGCACAAATGCCACTGTGTTGTAATTGCTTTGTGACtgaatcaaaattaaattgagGTGCCTATAGATTTCCACCCCAGTTTAAAACTGGtagacgtgtgtgtgttcagacaaCGAACAGGGAAATGTGTAGGATTGAAGGGCGCTGAAAATGAGAAGTTTGACCTGATGAATGGATGAAACGGTAGACATCCATTGTGGGGGGAAAAAGATTAACATATATTGCAGTGTATATTGAAGGTGGTTTTTGGGTTGGTGTGTCGTTTTGTATAATGTTGTACGGTGTCATCTATGATGTTCAGTGTTTCTGAAGGCTAGGTTTGTCAGTAACCGAAAGATCAAGCTGCTTTAATGAAAGAGTGAGTAGAAGTCATTTGTCTAAATGAGCAAAACCAGTTTGTCTTCCTTTTCCTTGGGAGTGCAAGTCTTGTCAGTGTTTCTAGTGATCTGGATGTTTGTAGtgtctgcttttgtgtttcaatttttttttctctgctgtaGATGCTGGTGACGATAATCAGGTCAGATTTTCTCTGAGTTAGTGTGCTGCTTCAGAATTTGTTCATGTtcagtctgtttgttttgttttttttctcttttatatgtttaaagATAATTTTGTATGTGACACTTGCATTTATGCCTGAACACTTCAGGTATGATTACATGTAATATACCTACTACAGCACTCATAATGTACCTGTCATCCAATCTCATGTCGACTTTGGTAAAAGAGAGGGAACTCAGGACCTCAGAGGAAATCGGTGNtttctttttttttttttttttgtatagccTTTTCAGTTCAGCAACCACGGTAAACTGTTTAAGGGTCTTAAGTTTCAGTTAatgtatatttgaatgtttaaaaaaggttaATCAGTGACGCTGTAATGCATAATTCTCTCCTCAATTTGTTTTTGTCCCTTCCTTATGGACTTGTTCACATGTATGGATGGACTGTGCACAGATCCAGACCAAAGTCAAATCAGCAGAGAGACAATCTCAGGAAGTACTGTTTAAATGCGGTAGCTCCTCCCTCACTCCTCTCTTATCATTCTGCCATGTGCAGGGCCACTGTTTAATGAGTGAGTGGTTGAAAGCATGATTAAGTGAGTTGAGTAatgtatgttttagttttatgaaaCTGTGTGTAGAACCTTTATAAAGGTGTCCTATGTATAATTTCTCAAAATCCCCTACTTTctatttgactgttttaaacaaaactttgGAGGGAGAGTTCATGcatcagttttgttttaatttattttaaNtgttttcagatttttattttcagcaataTTATCTTTCGGCGCAAATTATGTTGAAGCTGTGCCactaaaactagaaaaaaaatcagtggacctggttttatttttttattcttttacctGAATTAATGGATTTGATTCATAACCGGTTggtgaaatgaaatgtattatgttttgtTGCTAATCTTATAACCTGTGTAGGCTGTAAGCTTTTTAGACATGAAATGGTGCAGTTACGAGTAGCAAGtctttagccaaaaaaaaaaaaacaaaaaaagaaaagtattgaacttctttttaattataaggGGGGGTAGACATAGCAACTGCTGAGTGAAGTGTTTTGGATGATATTGTAGATGttaaatgaagagaaaaaagaaaatgaaagaaaaaataaatgataaaatgattttaatctgCGTTTGACTTTCATTCTTGAACATCttgtaaaaaatgcattttattttattgttattaaccAATATTAAGTGATCCTGAGTATTTTAGGATTTTATAGGCTTTGtataacaaaagtaataaattctTTGTATTCTAAAACCCTTGTAACTTTctttacctgttttttttttttttttttttttttaaatgtttaattaatcaatcattAGCTTAAATATAGGGAAGATCATGCTATTAGGGATTGATTTTATTGGTCCCAAACCGATTAACTGGTTATTGTATTCTTCATTTTGgctgttgcttttgttttttcaaacccCAACTTGGATGTTCTTTAGTAATCGATCCCagtgtattaatttaattgaacttgactgaaaatgtgaacatttgatttgccattttatgtcatttaaagaTTAAAGCCTAGAGTTAATGGTTATCATTCTGTGAAGTTCTTGAAAAACGTAAGGGCTTTGTCACGTTAGGTGTGCACCACAGAGATCCCTAAAGTGTGTCCAGGGGACCCCCAATCATTGCATGTTTTGTATGTCTCTCCCATTTAACACACCTGACTCGACCTATCAGCTCATTAGTAGAGTCTGCGAGACATGAGCTAGGTGTGGCCTGTGAGggagacatacaaaatgtgcagtggTTGGGTCCACGGGACAGGTTTGAGAGCGGAATTTTCACAACGGCCCCAAATCTGTTACGTAACGACTTAAATCTGGTTTTGAGTGTTACCTCAGCATATCGCGAGATTTACATATTGCGAGCAAGCTGGATGAAGGAGTTCCAAAGGTGGGAACGCGGAGAGAGGGAACgagcgagagagggaggagCAGGGTAAGTTTGTAAACACTGAAACCCTTGGCTGATGAACAGGTGACACGCAACACATTTGGATTATCTGATACATTGCAATTAGCGACTTGAAGTGTAGCAGCACTGATAGCGCTAATGGTGGAGGTGTCATGAGCTCCGTGTGTACACTGCACGAGCCGCGACACAATTAGAACACTCCAATTATAACCATCGGTTATAATCTAAGGCCCAGGCATTGTAGCTTCGTTTAATGGAATGGGAGTGTTCTTGTTTTGTCCCTTCGTGTCGCTCGAAATCAGTGTAAATGGGGTGTTACAGCCTGTTGGCTCATGTGTGGTTAGCATTAGCCTTTTAGCTTAGTGATGGGAAGTCCGACTCGTTTCCGCGAATCGATTCTTTTGgacattttgctttaaaaaaacggAGTAAAATGACTCGGATATTACGTATGCTACCACGTAATTGCGTCATCTTGTGGTCACTGGTTTGTCAActttttgatataaataattatacatatcaGTGTGtcttgtttcagttgttttaaaacAGCTGTATAGAaccttaaatattttacttgacATATTCTACTAACGTTTTAGCATGTGTTCGTAAAGCAGCCACGCAATTATGTCGTAAATATATCTACGATACATTTTAAGTGTaacattaaagtaatttttgttttttcattatggCTCAATTCAAATGCTCCTACTCTCAGCTCCATTGATTCAGTCCGATTCGTGGGCGAATCATTCGGACTTGTTTTGTGAACCGGTTCAGTCAAAAGATTCGATTTAAAAGAGCGATTCGTTTACGAATCGGACAGCGCTAAGTAAGAACCTTTTAAACGAAACACACAGCGCGCCAGGAGTGCGACAAATCCTCCGACACGTTTTCGTTTCGTTAAAACGGTTGTTATGGCTTTATTGCATACTAGTGTGGAGCGATTTTACTGTATAGATCATTCTGGAATATGGCTTACAGAGGAAACGCATGCTAGCTAGCGGTATGTGTTGGTGTGACAAAGCTATTGGGTTGAAGCGGGTTTAATTTAGCGgaaatgttctttaaacaggGATGATCTCAGACAATAGTCAATTGAAAGCGTCTTATCATGTAACCATCACGCACATTATGCAATCAGTTGAACCCAGCAGGCCTCTCTGCTGCAATGAAGTCTGGATTCCTGTCATCTGTCAAGAGACTGTAcaacatttcaaatgcaaaGTTTGGCAGGGATTCTTTAAAATAAGGGGTTTGTGGTCAGATGACTGTCAGAAATGTGAGATGAATAgaaattaggttttgaaaaagTCCGGGGTCTCAAAAGATCAATCATAACTCTTCTTTTTTGGATGGTGTTTAGAAGTGACACAGGAAGTAGTTGATCTAAAATGGGAGACGATCGACCTTTTGTCTGCACTGCCCCAGGCTGTGGACAGGTAAGAGCTATTTTCTTGCATTAGTCTTAAAGTCTCCTTTTTATGTTATCCCTGTTTTTTCAGCATAAGGTGTATAATAAGGTATAGGaatctttttttggggggtgagaAGCAGATTGTTGCCCCAAACTTTTATTCTAAAATCAAACCAGCTGTTTTAATCCCTGCTTCCACAGAGCAACTGTAAGAGGCTCCCATAGCACTGCATAACTGGATAACATAAGCCGTCATCAAAACAACAGATGGCCTGATATCATCCACCGCTTCACTGTTTCTAGCTTCCATCTGATTTGAATTAGGATGAGATGCAAATTGACTGATAACTTAATGCACGTTACTCTGTTTCTCTCATGTCAGAGGTTCACCAATGAGGACCATTTGGCAGTGCACAAACATAAGCATGAGATGACGCTGAAGTTCGGACAAGCTAGAACAGACACAGTTATTATAGCAGGTCTGTGTCAATTTGTCATTGAGTGCTTGTGTTAAGACCTGTTTACACCAGAAATAATGTTAATGTGCCTAAGTTATGTTctctaatgttttaaatgtttgagtGCTTTTAAAGTCAAgtagattctgattggctgtttttttttatcaaaagcaTTATTCTTGAAAGGATTCCAACAATATAGTTCCTTTGTGTTTTAACAGATAAGGCAGAATCCATTCTGCTTTAGAAGAGCTTGAGCAAATAAAGTATCAGTTGACAGAAAAGTGCTGTTGTACTACATTTAAGTACatctacattacattttttactaaatttgaTACAGTAGTTACCCGCTCTTAGACTGTTTGTATTTGTTGCTAATTCTGCGTGTACTTGTTTAACTATACTATTGAGGGGGCCAAATGACCTCGcttataatgaaataatgacaaCCCACTAGTGAGGACATTTTACCAGACCTCATTAGTTTAAAAGGCTTGAACTGACAAGTTTTGCACATGTTTTCTGTGAGAGGTGGGTTTAAGGGGATAGAAGATATCATTAACCTGATAGAAAATCAATGAAAGTCCATGCAGTGTCCTCACTAATAGTCAAacgcatgtatgtgtgtgtgtgtgtgtgtgtgtgtgtagatcagACACCCACTCCAACACGGTTTCTTAAGAATTGTGAGGAGGTGGGTTTGTTTAGTGAGCTGGCTGGCTCCTTTGAGCAAGATCTTCGCAAAacacaggaggaggaggagaggagaattAAGGGCACGGTAAGATttcaaataatcaattaaaataatcaaagtttaaattattaaaaggaTAAACTTTTATATACGCAGGttgacacacttttttttttaatgaatttgttATCTTGAACCTCAAAGCTTCCAGCTCTACAGACACCCACAGAGGTTAAAGAGAGGGAGGGGCCTCTTGAGATTGACTCCTCCCCTCCAGACAGCCCAGACTCTGCCTCCAGCATGACAAACAGCAAAGATACAGTTGCAATGGCAAAAGAGCCTATTTCTATGAGGAAAGCCAAGGTGAATTTGAATTTGGGGCTAGATtgattacagtatttacagttgttgttttcgttgtgcatataaaaatgttgtgtaTCTGAATTTTCAGGATGTTCCTCCACGAACTGCAGCAAGTTCCACCCCTACACCAACCATAGTGCGCCCAGGCTCACTCCCCCTTCACCAAGGATTCGACGCCATGAACCCAACTCAGCCCTCTCCCACCTCTGTCATTACCAGGACCCCTCCGTCAAACAGACTCAGGTACAAACGCTCTAGTCCAGAGGGCACTTCATCtcaaaaagcctttttttatgcattgtaGGTGTTGAACCAACTAAATGAATTCAAAAGCCTGACTTTGAGATGGGCAGTGTTCATCCTCAACAGTGAAGCAGATTCACTCCTCCGAGTtaaaacctctttttttttttttaattgcatgagTCATTTCAGTGTTGTTCACACCTCTGCTTCCTCACTCTGTGTGAGGAAAAATGTCCTAAAATAGTACCTCTATGACTCTTTTCAGTTCACCGTCTGGTTCTTTTCCCATGCTGATGCAGCTTCCAAATGGTCAAACTGTTCCTCTGCTGCCCAGTCCAGGGCAGACTTCAGTCATATCGGTATGAGATTTCACACATGTGCTCATTATGGACaacttttttactgtattggttttattatataaaaggcTATAGTTATAAGCAGGGCTCAAATTGAAAGGGGGTGCGGTAGGATGGCATCCCTCTTGtcgaaaaaaaaattatttacaaaaagcatCCCCTCTGTAAAAACCACCATGCCCCACTTATATTTCCGTGGATTATTGATTTTGTGTATTACGTAAAATGTATGCACATGAAATGTTGAAATTGATTGTTaatttcacaaattaaataagTGATTGGCCA includes these proteins:
- the LOC122328551 gene encoding cyclic AMP-dependent transcription factor ATF-7-like isoform X2, with the protein product MGDDRPFVCTAPGCGQRFTNEDHLAVHKHKHEMTLKFGQARTDTVIIADQTPTPTRFLKNCEEVGLFSELAGSFEQDLRKTQEEEERRIKGTLPALQTPTEVKEREGPLEIDSSPPDSPDSASSMTNSKDTVAMAKEPISMRKAKDVPPRTAASSTPTPTIVRPGSLPLHQGFDAMNPTQPSPTSVITRTPPSNRLSSPSGSFPMLMQLPNGQTVPLLPSPGQTSVISLARSSNPVPNIPGIPGPPIGGSSSGSSSPSGYSTHSDAKTVSPAPPKGGRRRRGADIEPDERRRRFLERNRAAASRCRQKRKVWVNALEKRAEELATANVTLTSEVSLLRTEVTRLKELLLAHKDCPVTAMQKKAYLAAGVDESSASALVMPVSVPAPVSVNGLSVRAAEAVAVLAGMGSGQWSNAAGDVSSQSQPTSR